The following nucleotide sequence is from Streptomyces sp. NBC_00239.
GTCGCGGCTGAGCAGGTCGCCCTTGCCGTCACCGGTGAGGTCGCCGGGGCCGACCATCATGTTGTAGTTCCACGACGAGCTGACCTTCTGGCCGCGGATGTACAGGTCGCTGCCGATGTTCTGCACGTAGGCGGCGTGGTTGTGGCTGTTGAGCGCGGTGGCGTACGCGTTGCGGGAGCCGGGCGTCTCCTTGCCGACGTTGATCGGCGGCGACAGGTAGTCGCCGTTGGCCAGGGCGTACCACTTCGCCATGACGTTGTCCGCGGACTGGGTCATGAGGTTCTGACCCTTGCCGTAGAGCTGCGTGGTGCCCGCGCCGACGATGAACCTGTTTTCTTCGTAGCCGTCGCCGAAGTACTCGGGACCACCGAACTTGCCGCCGCCGATCGACTTGAACCAGTACTGCACGCCGTCGTACTTGCGGGCGAGCAGGTCGCTGCGGCCGTCGCCGTTGCCGTCGTCCGAGCCGGTGATCATGTTGTACGCGTTCCAGCCGGTGCCGACCTTGACGCGGGGCTTGAGCGGGGCGGTGGCGCTGCCGGCGCCCTTGTAGAAGTACAGCTCGCCGGCGAGGTTGCGGGCCATGACGTCGCCGAGGCCGTCGCCGTCGACGTCGTTGGCGCCGACGATCTGGTCGTAGATGCTCCAGCCGGAGCCGACCTTGACCCGCGAGTTGAAGGGCTTGCTGACGCTTCCGGTGCCCGTGTACAGCCACAGGCCGCCGGTGTGGTCGCGGGCCAGCAGGTCGGGGCGGCGGTCGCCGGTCAGGTCGCCGGTGGCCATGACGCGGTTGTAGGTCTGCCAGCCGCTGCCCGACCACTTGGGCGCGGACGTGCTCTTCACACCGGCCTCGTAGAGCGTGAGGACGCCGTCGAAGGTCAGGGAGAGCAGCTCGGGCTGGGTCGTCCCACCCACATCTCCCACCGGCAGCAGGTCCTTGAACGAGGAATCGGGGTCGACCTTGTCGATCGTGTACTCGACCCAGGTCTGGAGCGACGACAGGTAGACGGCCGTGACCTGGTCGTATTCCATCGTGATCATGTCGCTGCGGCCGTCGCCGTCGAGGTCGTGCCGCGGCTTGGCCGCAGCGGCCACCCGCGACGACGGTGCGGCGAGGCGGGGCATGACGACGGTCGGGTGCCCGCCGGCGCGGCGCGGCGCGGCATCGGAGGCCGGCTCCGGCGCCAGGGCGGTCACGGGCCGCGCGACGGTGGAGCCGGGTGCGGGGTGCCGCGGGGCGGCGGTGCTCGGGGCGGCGGCGAGGGAGCCGGCGGCCAGGGCGAGTACGCCCCCGGCGGCCAGGGCGCGCAGGCGTCCGCGGTGTGGTGAAGTCAAGATCCCCCCTGAGGATCGAGCCGTGGAGGCCCGCCCGGACACGTCCTGCCGTGTGACCGGGAACACGCATCGGTGCGTGAACGGTTCCCCACTTCCGTCCGTGCAGGGTATGCCGTGCCACCGACAGCGGAGGAGCCCCCCTCGGGGTCGACTCCCCTGTCCGGAGGCCCAGTTGGTGGCCCGAGGCGACCGCTTCGCCCGCCGGCCGGCGACGCCCCGGGCGTGACCGGACCGGGACCGCAGCCTCAGGCTCCCGGGACGCCGGCCGGACGAGCATGAGGCACATCGAAGCCGCACCTCCCGGGACGGCACGGGCCCTCGCTCCGGCCGTCCGTCCGTACCGGAGCGCGCCGCCTCGCAGGATCCAGCCATCGAGGAGATCTCGTGAGCCACCACAAGAAGCACCACACAAGGCCGCACAAAAGGCAGCACAACGGCCCGCTTCCCGCGGCCGATGCCGTACGTGATCTTTACGACTACTGCGTGATCGGCGGGGGCGCCAGCGGTGTGGTCGCCGCCACCGAGCTGGCGGGTGCCGGACACCGCGTGCTGCTCCTCGAAGAAGGCCATCCGGTGACCCCCGGCACCCATCTGCGCACGGCCGAGAGGACCTGGGAACGGGCACTGGCCACCGGCGATCCGGCGCGGACGGCCAATCCGTGGGCGGCACGCGCGCTCGGCGGCGGCACGATGTTCTTCGCCGCCATCGCGTTCCGCTACCGCGAACTGGACTTCCGGGCGCATCCGTACCTCAGCCGGGACGCGCTGCCCGCGCAGTGGCCACTGGAGTACGAAGACCTTCGCACCTGCTACGACGAGATCGAACGCCGGCTCGGCGTGGCGCGCTCCGACACCGGGGACCCGTGGCAACCGCCGTCCGCCCCGGCCCGGCTGCCGCCGCACGACCACGACGATCGCGCACGGCTGATCGCGGACGCCGGGACGCGGTTGGGACTCCATCCCTTCCCCACTCCGCTCGCGATCAACTCCCGCCCCTACGACGGGCGTCCGGCCTGCACGAAGTGCAGCGGCTGTACCGAGTACGCCTGCCCGGTGGGAGCGAAGGGCGACGTCGTACACCGCGTGCTGGAAGGCGCCCGCACCGCCCTGACCGTACGCACCGGCGCCCGGGCGGTCGCGTTGACCGGCGACCGGCCCGACCGGGTCGACGCGGTCGAGTGGATCGACACCGCCACCGCCCGCCGCAGGACGACCCGGGCCCACCGCTTCGTCCTGACGGCCAACGCCGTGCAGACGGCGAGGCTCCTGCTGGCGTCGTCGACGCGCTGGGCGCCGAACGGTCTGGGCAACAGCTCCGGGCTGCTGGGTGCCGGGCTGTCGGTCAAGCTGAGCGGCTACGTCGGCGGCCAGGTCGACGGCGTCACGGGCCCCGCTCCGGGCGGACCGCACTCCACCGTCGCGTTCACCGACTACTACCTGCACACCGACGTCCCCGGGATGCTCGGAGGCATCATCTACCAGGCCAACCCGGTGTTCGGCGGAGACGCGGGCTCCCTGCGGCTGCACGTCCTGGCGGGCGACCAGCCGATGGAACGCAACCGAGTGGTCCTCGCCCGTACGCGCGACGAGTTCGGCGTGCCCCGGGTGGTGATGGACTACCGCATCCACCCCAGGGACTCCCAGCGCCTCCGGTTCCTCGCCGAGCGCGCCGCCGACATCCTGCACGCGGCGAACGTCGGGCAGGTCCGGTTCGAGCCGACCGGATTCCAGCGCGGCAGCCGGCATCTCCACGGCACGTGCCGTGCCGGAGGCGATCCGCGCACCTCGGTGACCACACCGGACGGCCGGCTGCACGACCTCGACAACGTCTACGTGGCCGACGCCGGCGTGTTCCCGTTCGCCGGCGGAGTCAATCCCGTCCTCACCATCCAGGCCAACGCGCTGCGCATCGCACGCCGGCTGGCCGGCCGGCGGCCGTCCGCCGGCAGCGGCCTCGCCGCCCCGTCCCACCCGCACGCTCCCACCCGTTGGAAGTGATCCAGCCATGTCGAACATGTCCGAACTGATCGTCCGCGCCCGGGCGGTGACCGCGAGCCCGCGCTGGGACCTGGAGAAGCGCTTCCCCGTGGTGGCCGACCGGGCCGAGGGCTGCCACATCTGGGACGCCGACGGCAACCGCTACATCGACTACACCTCGTGCAGCGGCGCCGCGCCCCTGGGCATCGGGCACCCGGCCGTCGTGGAAGCCGCGATCGACACCCTCCGCAGAGGCGGAATCGTGCCGAGCACCCTGTCGGCGGCCCGCATCGAGACGGCCGAACTGCTGCTGTCCTTCTTCCCGTTCGCCGACCGGGTCCGGTTCTTCCGGACCGGCTCGTGCGCGACCACCGCAGCCGCACGGATCTGCCGGGTGCACACCGGGC
It contains:
- a CDS encoding GMC family oxidoreductase, encoding MSHHKKHHTRPHKRQHNGPLPAADAVRDLYDYCVIGGGASGVVAATELAGAGHRVLLLEEGHPVTPGTHLRTAERTWERALATGDPARTANPWAARALGGGTMFFAAIAFRYRELDFRAHPYLSRDALPAQWPLEYEDLRTCYDEIERRLGVARSDTGDPWQPPSAPARLPPHDHDDRARLIADAGTRLGLHPFPTPLAINSRPYDGRPACTKCSGCTEYACPVGAKGDVVHRVLEGARTALTVRTGARAVALTGDRPDRVDAVEWIDTATARRRTTRAHRFVLTANAVQTARLLLASSTRWAPNGLGNSSGLLGAGLSVKLSGYVGGQVDGVTGPAPGGPHSTVAFTDYYLHTDVPGMLGGIIYQANPVFGGDAGSLRLHVLAGDQPMERNRVVLARTRDEFGVPRVVMDYRIHPRDSQRLRFLAERAADILHAANVGQVRFEPTGFQRGSRHLHGTCRAGGDPRTSVTTPDGRLHDLDNVYVADAGVFPFAGGVNPVLTIQANALRIARRLAGRRPSAGSGLAAPSHPHAPTRWK
- a CDS encoding FG-GAP repeat domain-containing protein, which produces MTSPHRGRLRALAAGGVLALAAGSLAAAPSTAAPRHPAPGSTVARPVTALAPEPASDAAPRRAGGHPTVVMPRLAAPSSRVAAAAKPRHDLDGDGRSDMITMEYDQVTAVYLSSLQTWVEYTIDKVDPDSSFKDLLPVGDVGGTTQPELLSLTFDGVLTLYEAGVKSTSAPKWSGSGWQTYNRVMATGDLTGDRRPDLLARDHTGGLWLYTGTGSVSKPFNSRVKVGSGWSIYDQIVGANDVDGDGLGDVMARNLAGELYFYKGAGSATAPLKPRVKVGTGWNAYNMITGSDDGNGDGRSDLLARKYDGVQYWFKSIGGGKFGGPEYFGDGYEENRFIVGAGTTQLYGKGQNLMTQSADNVMAKWYALANGDYLSPPINVGKETPGSRNAYATALNSHNHAAYVQNIGSDLYIRGQKVSSSWNYNMMVGPGDLTGDGKGDLLSRDSGGTLWLHPGDGMLYTKLGARIKIGTGWNTYNSLVGSGDYSGDGRPDLLARDTTGRLFLYKGTGTSTAPFAAREQIASNWNIYDALVVPGDINGDSKGDVLARLPDGVMYLYTSTGNAGTATFAPRVKFGTGWNIYKSMI